DNA sequence from the Microscilla marina ATCC 23134 genome:
TTATCGTAGTTTTTTGTGGGTGAAATATTTTAAAAGCAAAATACTTATTTATAATTAAAGCGAAAGCCTTTGTTAGATTAAATCAATAGTAAGTTCAAATAAAAAAAGGTTGCCCCCTATGAAAGAGAACAACCCTAAATGACAATGCTCAAACTAAATAGTTACCGTGAGCACATCACTAAAAAGTATCAATTATTTGTATAGTACCTTAAGTACTTTTTTGCCTTCGTTGTGTCTGATTACCACCAAATACAACCCAGGCTTTAAACCACTAAGGTCAATTTCTTGTTTAAACTCCCCACCAACAGTTTTGAGTGAAGCTTTTCTCAAGCCTGCACCATTTGTGCTGGTTATTACTATATCTACTTTTGAATCTTCCTCTACGTTTCCTGTTACAGTTATTTTACCAGTAGTAGTAGGGTTAGGGTAAGTCGAAAACTCTGACGCTACATCAAAATCAGTAGTTCTACTGGCAAGACTTCCTGCAGCTTGGATGTCTACTGTATAGTCTTCTATTTTACCATAGATAAAGTTAGCACAAGAGGTGCCCGTTTGTAGGTCCTGACGCATAATTACACGCATTCTGGTTTTACCTATTCTGGCATCTTGTGGGATACGTATTTTCTTTGACATACGTGTTTCAAATCTACCACGCTTGGTTTGGTATACTCGCTCACCTGCATCATCAAAGTCACCATCGTGGTTATAATCAATCCACACCTGGAACTTCTGAAGGAATAAGTTACGTATTTTTAACTTATATTTTCCACCCTGAGCCACACTTGCCGTAAGGTTAGTAAAATCACTAAATGCATCACCAAACTGTAGTCCGCTGGTGTTTTTAATTCCGGCAAACTTTACTTTACTGTGGAAGAAGCCAAAGAAACTTGACGGAGTACAGTAAGTTTGGGATTTTTTAGAGGCACTGAAATCACTTGATCCGTACAAGCAATTGGCCCTTACCTGAAACTCGTAAGTACAGCCACTGCTCAAACCATTGAGGTCTAAAGAAGCATTTGTTAAACCATTTTCAGTGATCCACTCGGTGGCACCTTGTAAACGGTAACGTACATCATAAGATTGGGCGGTGTATACTGCGTCCCAAGTCAAAGTAGTAGAGTTCAAAGTAATATTAGTGTTGCCAAGGTTTTGAGCTAGTGCACAAGCTACATTTACCAGGTTAGCACTGTATACACCATTACCGTGAGTAGCTACTGCTACCAATCCATCAGATGCACGGGTTTTCACCATCATAGTTACTACATTGCCCAACACATCGCCACCTTCTCGGTTCCACACAGTATTTGCTCCATCAAGCTTGGTAGTAGAGAACAGTCCAATGCTAGTACCTACAAAATAAATAGGGGCACCTACAGTGGGGCGGTGTACCGAAATCCAACGAACCGAAGGACCATTTCCAGTTCCATCAGCGTTTTGCTCAAGGTTACCACTTACATCTGTCCAGCTATCTCCTCCATTTTCAGTATAAAATACACTTGGGATACCATAATTAGAGAATGTAGCATATACTTTATTTGAATCTACTGGATCGGCAGTAATTGAACTTACAGAACCGTCAGGCAAGCCCTTACCAGTAAATATATCGATTGTACCCGGCTGTCCTACAGCAGCATTAGGTACTTTATAAATTTCTCCACCACCTGCTTTTCCATAGTACAATGTTCCGTTCACTGCCACATCTAACGCTGATGTAAAGAAGTTAATTCCAAGGAAGGTGCTATCTAAACGTTCCCAGTTGTTATAGGCAAATATGGGAGTGCCATCAGGGAATGCTCCAAAAGAGTCCTTATTGTCCAAATCTGGATTACGGTATACACCACCATCAGCTAAGAAATACATCCTTTTGTAGTTGGTGCGATCCAGGATAAAAGGATTAATGAATAGGAAAGCATTGGCTGCCAAAGGTGTTACAAAAATAAATGCATTGGTAGTGTCTCCTTCTTCTTGACGCAAAGTACGACCAAGCTGAGAACTTACATAACGAACGTTGCTGTTAGGCTCAATGGCGTTATAAGAGCCATCACCACTGTTGATATTTGCCCAATCAGCATTAGTGGCTTTTGAGTTGGTTATCCAGGTTGAGTTATCCTGA
Encoded proteins:
- a CDS encoding GEVED domain-containing protein — translated: MKRILQNIVLLSLLTLGFSFEALAQVSQEQVLQKIKKRAKEGSRKQKSDYNKLMLKGPDGNILSREAELTFALEMKQNQKRNRTKSSTVIPIENWKQRGPYNVGGRTRALAIDRNDENILLAGGVSGGMWRSTDGGANWSKVTGVSERQSVTDIYQDPTNTNVWYYVTGEAVGNSARAFGANFYGSGVFKSTDGGLTWILLPSTTSNDLTVLNTDFQLNFRVRVHPTNGDVYVAGLNGIKRSTDGGTTWTNVLPGAGTALNDIEISATGIMYATIQAGGAPNNGIFRSTDGANWTSITPAAFPANFARVVLDIAQSDENIVYFFATTPGAGVSGHSLFKYIYTVGEGNGDGTTGNGGAWTDLTANLPAFGGNVGNLGQANYNQYVRIKPDNAEVVFLGSLNIYRSTNGFADTTTNAWIGGYSPLNNITLYTNHHPDNHVMMFYPSNPNRVVTGHDGGLSRTENILENDTTGVEPVAWESLNNGYFTTQPYAISIDPITANDNRIIAGFQDNSTWITNSKATNADWANINSGDGSYNAIEPNSNVRYVSSQLGRTLRQEEGDTTNAFIFVTPLAANAFLFINPFILDRTNYKRMYFLADGGVYRNPDLDNKDSFGAFPDGTPIFAYNNWERLDSTFLGINFFTSALDVAVNGTLYYGKAGGGEIYKVPNAAVGQPGTIDIFTGKGLPDGSVSSITADPVDSNKVYATFSNYGIPSVFYTENGGDSWTDVSGNLEQNADGTGNGPSVRWISVHRPTVGAPIYFVGTSIGLFSTTKLDGANTVWNREGGDVLGNVVTMMVKTRASDGLVAVATHGNGVYSANLVNVACALAQNLGNTNITLNSTTLTWDAVYTAQSYDVRYRLQGATEWITENGLTNASLDLNGLSSGCTYEFQVRANCLYGSSDFSASKKSQTYCTPSSFFGFFHSKVKFAGIKNTSGLQFGDAFSDFTNLTASVAQGGKYKLKIRNLFLQKFQVWIDYNHDGDFDDAGERVYQTKRGRFETRMSKKIRIPQDARIGKTRMRVIMRQDLQTGTSCANFIYGKIEDYTVDIQAAGSLASRTTDFDVASEFSTYPNPTTTGKITVTGNVEEDSKVDIVITSTNGAGLRKASLKTVGGEFKQEIDLSGLKPGLYLVVIRHNEGKKVLKVLYK